From Lysobacter lycopersici:
GGGTCTACGACCCGGACCTCAAGCAGGTGACGAAACGCATGCAGGGCGCGGCCGAGAGCAATAGCCCGCTCGCGGCATTGATCGACCCGGCGAAGCTGGACAAGGATTACCTCGTCGCCGAAGCCGGCAGTGATGGCGGCCTCGATTGGCTGACGCTGACCCCGCGCGACAAGGACAACGCCAGTTTCGAATCTGCGCGCCTGGGTTTCGACGGCAATGGCCTGAACCGCATGAGTTTCACCGACCTGCTCGGCCAGCGCACCGAAATCGTGTTCGCGAAGTGGGTGCGGAATCCGTCCTTCGGCCGCGGCACCTTCACCTATGTGCCGCCCAAGGATGTGGATGTGGTCGGCGGCGAGGGCTGATTCGCGCCGGAAGCGACCGCGGCTTGCTATCGTCGGCGCATGGCGAAGCGTGAACCGCAATTCGACGACCCGGATCTGCTGACCGTGGATCGCGATGCCTCGCGCCCACTGGCCGAGCGCATGCGTCCGCGCGACCTGGACGAGATGGTCGGGCAGCGACGTT
This genomic window contains:
- the lolA gene encoding outer membrane lipoprotein chaperone LolA, with amino-acid sequence MRLSTMLGIAAILVATTANAGARDDLDAFTHGLKGLQGGFAQTVYDSNGAKKEYSTGRVSLSAPRLFRWEYVKPYPQLIVADGKTVWVYDPDLKQVTKRMQGAAESNSPLAALIDPAKLDKDYLVAEAGSDGGLDWLTLTPRDKDNASFESARLGFDGNGLNRMSFTDLLGQRTEIVFAKWVRNPSFGRGTFTYVPPKDVDVVGGEG